One Actinoplanes missouriensis 431 DNA segment encodes these proteins:
- a CDS encoding ABC transporter ATP-binding protein, with product MTIPAQRTPDAMPAMSLRGLVKRFDTRLAVSGVTLDVPAGSFFGLLGPNGAGKTTTLSMAVGLLRPDAGQAVLRGYDVWQSPHDAKALVGVLPDGVRMFDRLSGPELLAYHGLLRGMPADVVDQRARDLLDVLELGTDNRTLVVDYSAGMKKKIGLACALLHAPRLLVLDEPFEAVDPVSAALIRDILQRYVAGGGTVVFSSHVLEVVERLCSHIAIMSDGVLRLHGTLAQVRGDRSLQDVFVQVVGGRVATGSELAWL from the coding sequence ATGACCATCCCGGCACAACGCACCCCGGACGCGATGCCCGCGATGTCGCTTCGTGGTCTCGTGAAGCGTTTCGACACCCGGCTGGCCGTCTCCGGAGTGACCCTGGACGTGCCGGCGGGTTCGTTCTTCGGCCTGCTCGGCCCTAACGGGGCCGGCAAGACCACGACCCTCTCGATGGCGGTGGGTCTGTTGCGGCCCGACGCGGGCCAGGCCGTCCTGCGAGGGTACGACGTCTGGCAGTCACCACATGACGCGAAAGCCCTGGTCGGCGTCCTCCCCGACGGTGTGCGGATGTTCGACAGGCTGAGCGGCCCGGAGCTGCTCGCCTACCACGGCCTGCTCCGCGGGATGCCCGCCGACGTGGTCGACCAGCGCGCCCGTGACCTGCTCGACGTCCTGGAGCTGGGCACCGACAACCGCACCCTGGTGGTCGACTACTCGGCCGGGATGAAGAAGAAGATCGGCCTGGCCTGCGCGCTGCTGCACGCGCCCCGGCTGCTGGTGCTGGACGAGCCGTTCGAGGCGGTCGACCCGGTCTCGGCCGCGCTGATCCGCGACATCCTCCAGCGGTACGTGGCAGGCGGCGGCACCGTGGTCTTCTCCAGTCACGTCCTGGAGGTGGTGGAGCGGCTCTGCTCGCACATCGCGATCATGTCGGACGGGGTGCTGCGGCTGCACGGCACGCTCGCGCAGGTCCGCGGCGACCGCTCGCTGCAGGACGTGTTCGTGCAGGTCGTCGGCGGCCGGGTGGCGACGGGTTCGGAGCTGGCGTGGCTGTGA
- a CDS encoding flavin reductase family protein: protein MNNDEPGARIHSTDPFAVPDAGKSPVRRLRGRFAAPVTIWTTPGPSGLTVSSTVVADGDPGRILGLIDEESDFWDAAAQAGRFAVVPLTPADRQLADRFAGLMPSPGGLFAIGEWQETPYGPVPAGAATWAGCRLESNRECGWALLVEGVIESTTFPGDAAPLVHYRGRYTELT, encoded by the coding sequence GTGAACAACGACGAACCGGGCGCCCGCATCCACTCCACCGATCCGTTCGCCGTGCCGGACGCCGGTAAATCCCCGGTGCGCCGTCTGCGTGGGCGCTTCGCCGCCCCGGTCACCATCTGGACCACGCCGGGGCCGTCCGGCCTGACCGTCTCGTCCACCGTGGTGGCCGACGGAGATCCGGGCCGGATCCTCGGCCTGATCGACGAGGAGAGCGACTTCTGGGACGCGGCGGCACAGGCCGGGCGGTTCGCGGTGGTCCCGCTGACGCCGGCCGACCGCCAGCTGGCCGACCGGTTCGCCGGCCTGATGCCGTCGCCGGGCGGCCTCTTCGCCATCGGCGAGTGGCAGGAGACGCCCTACGGCCCGGTGCCCGCCGGCGCCGCCACATGGGCCGGCTGCCGGCTGGAGAGCAACCGGGAATGCGGATGGGCGCTGCTGGTGGAGGGCGTGATCGAATCGACGACCTTCCCCGGTGACGCCGCGCCGCTGGTCCACTACCGCGGGCGGTACACCGAGCTCACCTGA
- a CDS encoding HAMP domain-containing sensor histidine kinase — translation MTVHSAVIRLLSWLPTPLDPVRSIKAKLSLALGFAGGAGLLVFLWSIDFYRVDLLWIAIAAALGLVTLQVMAHGATVPLREMTVAARAMARGDYTRRIRTRSRDEVGELASAFNQMAADLAAADQQRRELIANVSHELRTPITALQGLLENIVDGVAEPEPAAMSTALAQTQRLSRLVTDLLDLSRLDAGVVPLRQDVIDVPEFLDDAVREAAMNAGPDVRFAVSAPGMVISGDRERLHQVLANLLDNAARHSPPGGTVTVRAERRDEHLLLAVVDQGVGIPAAERERVFERFTRGERAAGGGTGLGLAIARWVVQMHRGSIAVVEPDGDRGCHIQVRLPLHPCS, via the coding sequence ATGACCGTCCACAGTGCCGTGATTCGCCTGCTCAGCTGGTTGCCGACCCCGCTCGACCCGGTGCGCTCGATCAAGGCGAAGCTCTCCCTGGCGCTCGGTTTCGCCGGCGGGGCGGGCCTGCTGGTCTTCCTCTGGAGCATCGACTTCTACCGGGTGGACCTGCTCTGGATCGCGATCGCCGCCGCGCTCGGCCTGGTGACGCTGCAGGTGATGGCGCACGGCGCGACGGTTCCGCTGCGCGAGATGACGGTGGCCGCCCGCGCGATGGCCCGCGGCGACTACACCCGCCGGATCCGGACCCGCTCGCGGGACGAGGTGGGCGAGCTGGCTTCGGCGTTCAACCAGATGGCCGCCGACCTGGCGGCCGCGGACCAGCAGCGGCGCGAGCTGATCGCGAACGTCTCGCACGAGTTGCGTACGCCGATCACCGCGCTCCAGGGTCTGCTGGAGAACATCGTCGACGGTGTCGCCGAGCCGGAGCCCGCCGCGATGAGCACCGCCCTGGCACAGACGCAACGGCTCAGCCGCCTGGTCACCGACCTGCTCGACCTGTCCCGGCTGGACGCCGGAGTGGTTCCGCTGCGCCAGGACGTCATCGACGTGCCGGAGTTCCTGGACGACGCGGTGCGCGAGGCCGCCATGAACGCCGGCCCGGACGTGCGGTTCGCGGTGTCCGCCCCCGGCATGGTCATCTCCGGCGACCGCGAGCGCCTGCACCAGGTCCTCGCGAACCTGCTGGACAACGCGGCCCGGCACAGCCCGCCCGGTGGCACCGTCACGGTCCGCGCCGAACGCCGCGACGAGCATCTGCTGCTCGCCGTGGTGGATCAGGGCGTGGGCATCCCGGCCGCGGAACGGGAGCGGGTCTTCGAACGCTTCACCCGCGGCGAGCGGGCCGCCGGCGGGGGCACCGGTCTCGGCCTGGCGATCGCCCGCTGGGTGGTGCAGATGCACCGGGGTTCCATCGCGGTGGTCGAACCGGACGGCGACCGCGGCTGCCACATTCAGGTACGGCTCCCGCTGCACCCGTGCTCTTGA
- a CDS encoding sodium/solute symporter, translated as MNPYLGPGLIVVVLLTVAIGAYGLRFARTTSDFLVASRSVSPTWNAAAISGEYLSAASFLGVAGLILCYGVDMLWYPVGFAAGYLALLLFVAAPLRRSGAFTLPDFCEVRLRSRPLRRLATGFVLFIGCLYLLPQLQGAGLTFATITGGSYAWGALLVGVVVTANVAFGGMRAITFVQAFQYWLKLTALAVPMIFLILQWQSDGRPAATPPEGAVFPVATTVVIEQDAVLDGITVVRAGETLQFAAGDPVPRVSTVDAGFGADWLLPSGDRELFATYSLILATFLGTMGLPHVLVRFYTNPDGASARRTTLVVLAMVGLFYLLPTLYGVLGRIYTPQLLMTGRTDAVVLLLPEAALGGGHLGRLLGALVAAGALAAFLSTSSGLLTSVAGVIFTDVLRAGRSGSIREFRLATVLAAGVPTLFALFVSDMDVSEVVGLAFAVAASSFCPLLVLGIWWRGLTDVGAIAGIVAGGGAAVVAVLVTVLGPPLHGWVAAFIEQPAAWTVPLAFLVMVGGSLLTGRRAPADVGATMLRLHAPESLRV; from the coding sequence GTGAACCCGTACCTCGGTCCCGGTCTGATCGTGGTCGTGCTGCTGACCGTGGCGATCGGCGCGTACGGCCTGCGTTTCGCCCGCACCACCTCGGACTTCCTGGTGGCGTCCCGTTCGGTGAGCCCGACCTGGAACGCGGCGGCGATCAGCGGCGAATACCTGTCGGCCGCGTCGTTCCTGGGCGTCGCCGGGCTGATCCTCTGCTACGGCGTCGACATGCTCTGGTACCCGGTGGGTTTCGCCGCCGGGTACCTCGCGCTGCTGCTCTTCGTGGCGGCGCCGCTGCGCCGGTCGGGGGCGTTCACCCTGCCGGACTTCTGCGAAGTGCGGCTGCGGTCCCGGCCACTGCGCCGGCTGGCGACCGGGTTCGTGCTCTTCATCGGCTGCCTCTACCTGCTGCCGCAGTTGCAGGGCGCCGGCCTCACGTTCGCCACGATCACCGGCGGTTCGTACGCCTGGGGCGCTCTGCTGGTCGGCGTCGTGGTGACCGCGAACGTGGCGTTCGGCGGGATGCGGGCGATCACCTTCGTGCAGGCCTTCCAGTACTGGCTGAAGCTGACGGCGCTGGCCGTACCCATGATCTTCCTGATTCTGCAGTGGCAGTCCGACGGGCGCCCGGCCGCGACGCCGCCGGAAGGCGCGGTCTTCCCGGTCGCCACCACCGTGGTGATCGAGCAGGACGCGGTCCTCGACGGGATCACCGTGGTCCGGGCCGGCGAGACGCTGCAGTTCGCGGCCGGTGACCCGGTTCCCCGGGTCAGCACCGTGGATGCCGGGTTCGGCGCGGACTGGCTGCTGCCCAGCGGCGACCGTGAGCTGTTCGCGACGTATTCACTGATTCTCGCGACGTTCCTGGGCACGATGGGCCTGCCGCACGTGCTCGTCCGCTTCTACACGAACCCGGACGGCGCCTCGGCCCGCCGCACCACGCTCGTGGTGCTCGCCATGGTGGGCCTCTTCTATCTGCTGCCCACCCTGTACGGGGTGCTCGGCCGGATCTACACCCCGCAGCTGCTGATGACCGGCCGCACCGACGCGGTGGTGCTGCTCCTGCCGGAGGCTGCGCTCGGTGGCGGCCACCTGGGCCGGCTGCTCGGCGCGCTCGTCGCGGCGGGTGCGCTCGCGGCGTTCCTCTCCACCTCGTCCGGCCTGCTCACCAGCGTGGCCGGGGTGATCTTCACGGATGTCCTGCGGGCCGGCCGCAGCGGTTCGATCCGCGAGTTCCGGCTGGCCACGGTGCTGGCCGCGGGGGTGCCGACGCTGTTCGCCCTCTTCGTGTCCGACATGGACGTCTCCGAGGTGGTGGGCCTGGCGTTCGCGGTGGCGGCGTCCAGTTTCTGCCCGTTGCTGGTGCTCGGCATCTGGTGGCGCGGTCTGACCGATGTCGGCGCGATCGCCGGAATCGTCGCCGGCGGGGGTGCCGCGGTGGTCGCGGTGCTGGTCACCGTGCTCGGCCCGCCGTTGCACGGATGGGTCGCCGCGTTCATCGAGCAGCCAGCCGCGTGGACCGTTCCGCTCGCCTTCCTGGTGATGGTCGGTGGCTCGTTGCTGACCGGTCGGCGGGCACCGGCCGACGTCGGGGCCACCATGCTCCGGCTGCACGCTCCGGAGTCCCTGCGGGTGTGA
- a CDS encoding sensor histidine kinase, whose amino-acid sequence MAGQVGSVVSVLAVLIALAAAVAGALRLRARRSIATAMQRATYDVLHTAALAAEPLRAGLTPASAGKAVRHLRTLVGAVGMAITDGQQCLGYDGRGSHHEEQLTAAARRATGTQRSVVLNGSDLPCDRVDCVVRGAVIAPLAGPDGTAEAALVAVADDQPAPGLVQATLEAARWAGSQLALAELESSRERLARAEVRALRAQISPHFIYNALTAIASFVRTDPERARELILEFAEFTRYSFRAHGEFTTLAEELRSIDRYLTIERARFGDRLQVRLQIAPEVLPVGLPFLCLQPLVENAVRHGLSRKPGVGMVSIEARDAGAECHITVEDDGVGMDPAVFTERHFPHRNEEEDGQHVGLVNVDERLRSVFGDHNGLVVETAPGAGTRVSMRVPKFHPEVRA is encoded by the coding sequence GTGGCGGGACAGGTCGGAAGTGTGGTCTCGGTCCTTGCCGTGCTCATCGCGCTTGCTGCCGCCGTCGCCGGCGCCCTGCGGCTGCGTGCCCGGCGGAGTATCGCCACCGCCATGCAGCGCGCCACCTACGACGTCCTGCACACCGCTGCCCTCGCCGCCGAGCCGCTGCGGGCCGGGCTCACCCCCGCGAGTGCCGGGAAGGCGGTCCGCCACCTGCGCACGCTCGTCGGCGCGGTGGGGATGGCGATCACTGACGGACAACAATGCCTGGGCTACGACGGCCGGGGATCGCACCACGAGGAACAGCTGACGGCCGCCGCCCGCCGAGCCACCGGGACGCAGCGATCCGTCGTACTCAATGGGTCTGATCTGCCGTGTGATCGGGTGGACTGTGTGGTGCGCGGGGCGGTGATCGCGCCGCTGGCCGGGCCCGACGGGACCGCGGAGGCCGCGCTGGTGGCGGTGGCCGACGATCAGCCGGCGCCGGGGCTGGTGCAGGCGACGCTGGAGGCCGCGCGGTGGGCCGGTTCACAGCTGGCGCTCGCGGAGCTGGAGTCGTCGCGGGAGCGGCTGGCGCGGGCCGAGGTCCGGGCCCTGCGCGCGCAGATCAGCCCGCATTTCATCTACAACGCGCTGACCGCGATCGCCTCGTTCGTGCGCACCGACCCGGAGCGGGCGCGCGAGCTGATCCTGGAGTTCGCCGAGTTCACCAGGTACTCGTTCCGCGCGCACGGCGAGTTCACGACGCTGGCCGAGGAGCTGCGGTCGATCGACAGGTACCTGACGATCGAGCGGGCCCGGTTCGGTGACCGGCTGCAGGTGCGGCTGCAGATCGCGCCGGAGGTGTTGCCGGTCGGCCTGCCGTTCCTCTGCCTGCAGCCGCTGGTGGAGAACGCTGTACGGCACGGACTGTCCCGCAAGCCGGGCGTCGGTATGGTGAGCATCGAAGCTCGTGACGCCGGCGCGGAGTGCCACATCACGGTGGAGGACGACGGCGTCGGCATGGACCCGGCGGTTTTCACGGAGCGGCACTTCCCCCACAGAAACGAGGAAGAGGACGGCCAGCACGTCGGTCTGGTGAATGTGGACGAGCGGCTGCGATCGGTGTTCGGCGACCACAACGGCCTGGTGGTGGAGACCGCTCCGGGCGCGGGTACGAGAGTGAGCATGCGGGTGCCGAAGTTCCATCCCGAGGTCAGGGCATGA
- a CDS encoding DUF485 domain-containing protein → MPASAERYLEVQRSEEFAQLRRKLRNFIFPTTIAFIVWYSLYVLLSAYARDFMSIKLIGNINVALVFGILQFVSTFAIAWYYARFAAKEIDPRADAVYQELENTPSAAVDRSAD, encoded by the coding sequence GTGCCGGCCTCCGCCGAGAGATACCTCGAAGTGCAGCGCTCCGAGGAGTTTGCTCAACTGCGCCGCAAGCTGCGCAATTTCATCTTCCCGACGACGATTGCGTTCATCGTCTGGTACTCCCTCTATGTGCTGCTCTCCGCGTACGCGCGGGACTTCATGAGCATCAAGCTGATCGGCAACATCAACGTCGCCCTGGTCTTCGGCATCCTGCAGTTCGTCTCGACGTTCGCGATCGCCTGGTATTACGCCCGGTTCGCGGCGAAGGAGATCGACCCGCGCGCCGATGCCGTTTACCAGGAGCTGGAGAACACCCCGTCGGCCGCCGTTGATCGGAGTGCCGACTGA
- a CDS encoding ABC transporter permease, with protein MTIGSFVRLKLRITGNGLRGRPARIAVFVIGAVLAGFAAIAGYAIFAVPGLLDDTRAAELLLPFGGALVVLGWLLLPLLFFGVDDSLDPAQFALLPLPRRQLITGLGAAALAGLPALATLAATAGTVDSAARLGGPVAAGAQVLGIIVGLLLCVAASRALTSAFSTALRSRRARDLATIVLAVVAASIGPGQLLLLGLVNRADWDGAATLASVIGWTPLGAPYTLGLDVVAGRLWAVPLKLLISCVAVGLLLRWWSRTIEGAMAGSAGAGRRTAKRDDARSPVEQLLPRWAPRSRFGALTARETRYWWRETRRRAALITLAVAGVFLPVSTAFGTDGAGAGGLAVLVGAIAPIGLANHFGYEGSANATNLATGVPGRLEVHSRAAAHALFTVPMLVLVAVVTGLAAGRPAGIPAQFGTLLATYGMGLALVLPASVLFAYALPDPSTPFALSSGGGISKALPSLGTVVGALIGALPVVIAGYLLGPVWTWLGLPLGFAYGLGAYLIGAHLAGGLLDRRMPEVLAAVSTR; from the coding sequence GTGACCATCGGTTCGTTCGTCCGCCTCAAGCTGCGGATCACCGGCAACGGCCTGCGCGGCCGCCCGGCCCGGATCGCGGTCTTCGTCATCGGCGCGGTGCTCGCCGGGTTCGCCGCGATCGCCGGCTACGCGATCTTCGCGGTGCCCGGCCTGCTCGACGACACCCGGGCCGCCGAGCTGCTGCTGCCGTTCGGTGGCGCGCTCGTGGTCCTCGGCTGGCTGCTGCTGCCGCTGCTCTTCTTCGGCGTCGACGACTCGCTGGACCCGGCGCAGTTCGCCCTCCTGCCGCTGCCCCGCCGCCAACTGATCACCGGGCTGGGCGCCGCCGCACTGGCCGGGCTGCCGGCGCTCGCCACGCTTGCCGCGACGGCCGGGACCGTGGACTCCGCGGCGCGGCTCGGCGGTCCGGTGGCGGCCGGCGCCCAGGTGCTCGGCATCATCGTCGGACTGCTCCTCTGCGTGGCCGCCAGCCGCGCGTTGACAAGCGCTTTCTCCACCGCGCTGCGGTCGCGCCGGGCCCGTGACCTGGCGACCATCGTGCTCGCCGTGGTGGCCGCGTCGATCGGGCCGGGTCAGCTGCTGCTGCTCGGGCTGGTGAACCGGGCGGACTGGGACGGCGCCGCCACGCTCGCCTCGGTGATCGGCTGGACACCGCTCGGCGCCCCCTACACCCTGGGGCTCGATGTGGTGGCGGGACGGCTCTGGGCCGTACCCCTGAAGCTGTTGATCTCGTGTGTGGCGGTCGGCCTGTTGCTCCGGTGGTGGAGCCGGACCATCGAGGGCGCCATGGCCGGCTCCGCGGGCGCCGGACGACGCACCGCGAAGAGGGACGACGCGCGCAGCCCTGTCGAACAACTGCTGCCGCGCTGGGCGCCCCGGTCGCGGTTCGGTGCGCTGACGGCCCGCGAGACGCGCTACTGGTGGCGCGAGACCCGGCGCCGCGCCGCCCTCATCACGCTCGCCGTGGCAGGCGTCTTCCTGCCGGTCTCCACCGCCTTCGGCACGGACGGCGCCGGCGCCGGGGGACTCGCGGTCCTGGTGGGCGCGATCGCGCCCATCGGTCTGGCAAACCATTTCGGGTACGAGGGGAGCGCCAACGCCACGAACCTGGCAACCGGGGTTCCGGGGCGTCTGGAAGTGCACTCCCGGGCCGCCGCGCACGCGCTGTTCACGGTGCCGATGCTGGTCCTCGTCGCCGTGGTGACCGGGTTGGCGGCGGGGCGTCCGGCGGGGATACCGGCGCAGTTCGGGACGCTGCTCGCCACCTACGGGATGGGTCTCGCGCTGGTGCTGCCCGCCTCGGTGCTCTTCGCGTACGCGTTACCCGACCCGTCGACGCCGTTCGCGCTCTCCTCGGGCGGCGGGATCAGCAAGGCGCTGCCCAGTCTCGGCACGGTGGTCGGCGCGCTGATCGGCGCCCTCCCGGTGGTGATCGCCGGGTACCTGCTCGGGCCGGTCTGGACGTGGCTCGGGCTGCCGCTGGGTTTCGCCTACGGCCTCGGCGCGTACCTGATCGGGGCGCACCTCGCGGGTGGCCTGCTCGACCGGCGGATGCCTGAGGTGCTGGCCGCGGTCTCCACCCGTTAG
- a CDS encoding response regulator transcription factor, with protein sequence MQQVETTERRVLVVEDERAIADAVAARLRAEGFAVQIAGDGPSAVEAARTTRPDVVVLDVMLPGFDGLEVCRRIQAERPVPVLMLTARGDETDLLVGLAVGADDYMAKPFSMRELAARVHALLRRAEKITAAHESTIRLGDLEINRAERRVLRAGVEAHLTPTEFDLLVHLAGRPRTVLPRERLLAEVWGWADASGTRTVDSHIKALRRKLGADLIRTVHGVGYALEVDR encoded by the coding sequence GTGCAGCAGGTGGAGACGACCGAACGACGGGTTCTCGTGGTCGAGGACGAACGGGCGATCGCGGACGCCGTCGCGGCCCGGCTGCGCGCCGAGGGCTTCGCCGTGCAGATCGCCGGCGACGGCCCGTCCGCGGTCGAGGCGGCCCGCACGACCCGGCCCGACGTCGTGGTGCTGGACGTGATGCTGCCCGGCTTCGACGGCCTCGAGGTGTGCCGCCGGATCCAGGCGGAACGGCCGGTGCCGGTGCTCATGCTCACCGCCCGCGGCGACGAGACGGATCTGCTGGTCGGCCTCGCGGTCGGCGCGGACGACTACATGGCGAAGCCCTTCTCGATGCGCGAGCTGGCCGCCCGGGTGCACGCCCTGCTCCGCCGCGCCGAGAAGATCACCGCGGCGCACGAGAGCACGATCCGGCTCGGCGACCTGGAGATCAATCGGGCCGAGCGGCGAGTGCTGCGGGCCGGCGTCGAGGCGCATCTCACGCCGACCGAGTTCGACCTGCTCGTGCACCTGGCCGGGCGCCCGCGCACGGTGCTGCCCCGGGAGCGGCTGCTCGCCGAGGTGTGGGGCTGGGCGGACGCATCGGGCACCCGCACGGTGGACAGCCACATCAAGGCTCTGCGGCGCAAGCTCGGCGCGGACCTGATCCGCACGGTGCACGGCGTGGGGTACGCGCTGGAGGTGGACCGATGA
- a CDS encoding solute symporter family protein, with translation MGSLFAAEAATSGSRSLTITLFLVFVAITLGITVWASRQTKTATDFYAGGRQFSGFQNGMAIGGDYMSAASFLGIAGLIALYGYDGFLYSIGFLVAWLVALLLVAEFLRNSGRYTMADVLAFRMRQRPVRTAASVSTIVVSIFYLIAQMVGAGALVSLLLGLKPGTEFLGMDADTAKVATIILVGALMIIYVTVGGMKGTTYVQIVKAFMLMGGAFIMVLLVLAHYKFNLSALLGDAATRSGKGSAFLEPGLRYGVETAGDAAKTFYSKMDLLSLGLALVLGTAGLPHILTRFYTVPTSRIARKSVLWAIGIIGTFYLFTLALGFGAAALVGGENITAQDKAGNTAAPQLAQQLGIDYLGGDTGGSIMLAVIAAVAFATILAVVAGLTLASSSSLAHDFYANVIKRGNASERDEVRVARISALIIGAVAIALSIFAQSLNVAFLVALAFAVAASANLPAILYSLFWRRFNTSGALWSIYGGLASAVILVFFSPVVSGSATAMFPDQDWHWFPLSNPGIISIPLGFLFGWIGTVISKETDPEKYAELEVRSVTGHGAH, from the coding sequence ATGGGCTCCCTCTTCGCCGCCGAGGCGGCCACCAGCGGCTCGCGGTCGCTCACCATCACGCTCTTCCTGGTCTTCGTGGCGATCACCCTCGGCATCACGGTCTGGGCGAGCCGTCAGACGAAGACCGCCACCGATTTCTACGCCGGCGGCCGGCAGTTCTCCGGCTTCCAGAACGGCATGGCGATCGGCGGCGACTACATGTCCGCCGCGTCGTTCCTCGGCATCGCGGGCCTGATCGCCCTCTACGGGTACGACGGCTTCCTCTACTCGATCGGCTTCCTGGTCGCCTGGCTCGTGGCGCTCCTGCTGGTCGCCGAGTTCCTGCGCAACTCCGGCCGGTACACGATGGCCGACGTGCTCGCGTTCCGCATGCGCCAGCGGCCGGTGCGCACCGCGGCGAGCGTCTCCACCATCGTCGTGTCGATCTTCTACCTGATCGCCCAGATGGTCGGCGCGGGCGCGCTCGTCTCGCTGCTGCTCGGCCTCAAGCCGGGCACCGAGTTCCTCGGCATGGACGCCGACACCGCGAAGGTCGCGACGATCATCCTGGTCGGCGCGCTGATGATCATTTACGTGACGGTCGGTGGCATGAAGGGCACCACCTACGTACAGATCGTCAAGGCCTTCATGCTGATGGGCGGCGCCTTCATCATGGTGCTGCTGGTCCTGGCGCACTACAAGTTCAACCTGTCCGCGCTGCTCGGCGACGCCGCGACACGATCGGGCAAGGGCTCGGCCTTCCTGGAACCGGGCCTGCGATACGGCGTCGAGACAGCCGGTGACGCGGCGAAGACCTTCTACAGCAAGATGGACCTGCTCTCGCTGGGCCTCGCGCTGGTGCTCGGCACCGCCGGTCTGCCGCACATCCTGACCCGCTTCTACACCGTGCCGACCAGCCGGATCGCGCGTAAGAGCGTGCTCTGGGCGATCGGCATCATCGGCACCTTCTACCTCTTCACCCTGGCCCTCGGCTTCGGCGCGGCGGCCCTGGTGGGCGGGGAGAACATCACCGCGCAGGACAAGGCCGGCAACACCGCCGCGCCGCAGCTCGCCCAGCAGCTCGGCATCGATTACCTGGGCGGCGACACCGGCGGCTCGATCATGCTGGCGGTGATCGCGGCGGTCGCCTTCGCGACCATCCTGGCCGTGGTGGCCGGTCTCACACTCGCGTCGTCGTCGAGCCTCGCGCACGACTTCTACGCCAACGTGATCAAGCGCGGCAACGCCTCGGAGCGGGACGAGGTCCGGGTCGCCCGGATCTCCGCCTTGATCATCGGTGCGGTCGCGATCGCCCTGTCGATCTTCGCGCAGAGCCTCAACGTGGCGTTCCTGGTCGCGCTCGCGTTCGCGGTCGCCGCGTCGGCGAACCTGCCGGCGATCCTCTACAGCCTCTTCTGGCGCCGGTTCAACACCTCGGGCGCGCTCTGGTCGATCTACGGCGGCCTGGCCTCCGCGGTGATTCTGGTGTTCTTCTCCCCGGTCGTGTCCGGCTCAGCGACGGCCATGTTCCCGGACCAGGACTGGCACTGGTTCCCGCTGTCCAACCCGGGCATCATCTCGATCCCGCTCGGATTCCTCTTCGGCTGGATCGGCACGGTCATCTCCAAGGAGACCGACCCGGAGAAGTACGCGGAGCTCGAGGTCCGGTCCGTGACCGGACACGGCGCGCACTGA
- a CDS encoding LytR/AlgR family response regulator transcription factor, with protein MSLVVLAVDDEPPALDELAYLLNADGRVAHVHRAGDATEALRVLRDTEVDAVFLDIRMPGLDGMELARILRRFAQPPAIVFVTAYDDGAVDAFDLGVTDYVRKPVRAERLAESLRRVAGLRATTAPPLPPDEPAIPVELAGTTRMLPRSAVRWVEAQGDYARLHTGETSHLVRVSLATLAERWANAGFVRIHRSYLVQLRLVTELRLTNSGYVVSVYGVELPVSRRHTRELKDRLIRAAKHDWTR; from the coding sequence ATGAGCCTCGTGGTCCTGGCCGTCGACGACGAGCCCCCGGCGCTGGACGAGCTGGCGTACCTGTTGAACGCGGACGGCCGGGTGGCGCACGTGCACCGCGCGGGCGACGCGACCGAGGCGTTGCGGGTGCTGCGGGACACCGAGGTGGACGCGGTGTTCCTGGACATCCGGATGCCCGGCCTGGACGGTATGGAGCTGGCCCGGATCCTGCGCCGGTTCGCGCAGCCACCGGCGATCGTCTTCGTGACCGCCTACGACGACGGCGCGGTCGACGCGTTCGATCTGGGTGTCACCGACTATGTGCGTAAGCCGGTGCGTGCCGAGCGTCTGGCCGAGTCGCTGCGCCGGGTGGCCGGTCTGCGGGCGACCACGGCGCCGCCGCTGCCTCCGGACGAGCCGGCGATTCCGGTCGAGCTGGCCGGCACCACGCGGATGCTGCCCCGGTCGGCGGTGCGGTGGGTGGAGGCGCAGGGTGACTACGCCCGGCTGCACACCGGAGAGACATCCCATTTGGTACGGGTATCGCTGGCCACCCTGGCCGAGCGGTGGGCGAATGCCGGTTTTGTCCGCATCCATCGCTCCTACCTGGTTCAACTCCGGCTGGTCACCGAGCTTCGCCTCACCAATTCCGGATATGTCGTGTCCGTCTACGGCGTCGAACTCCCGGTCAGCCGCCGCCACACCCGCGAGCTGAAGGACCGGCTGATCCGCGCCGCGAAACACGACTGGACCCGCTAA